The genomic region GCTCTATCCTGACAATTTTTGGCTTTGATTTTCTTTATACAAAggaaaaagtctgcacacccatGCTTGAAATCAATATCGATCCTCTTGAGTAATCATCCTTTCATGACAAATTTAGGTAATAGGCTATGGTACATCAACATTTTGTTCATTAATGCTACTTGCACATTTATGAAGCTTACATTGTGCAGTAGGGTTGGaagcataaaatgaaaaaaaaaaaatgttcacaatgttgaaaaaatgaaataatttaaaaCTAGCATACCCCCGACATATTTGTAAAATTTCAGGTTTGTCAACATTGGCTACTAGCGTTAGAAAAGTACAACACTCTCAAGAAATAATGAGCCAAAAaacacattagaaaaaaaacaacatctatTAGCTTGCTTTGTGCTACTGCGCTAATTAGAATTGTCTTTAGAAGTATTGTCATATATTTATACTGAATTGGAAGGTGGGGATTGCTGCTCTAAATAAACACACCCAAGTGAGTTTTGGGGTTTGAACGGGGGTCGGACCCATTAGGCATTCCTTCTTTTGTCCATCATCATTCCTCTCATCCACCCAGCTTGGCGTATGAAGCATGACCTCCCCTCTTCCCCCTCCGAGGGCAAACATGACAGACTTCAGTCTGGTTTCCATGGATATTCCCCTTAATACGGAGTCAAGGTATTACAGTGGAATGGGGCGCTTTTACAAATGCAGCCTCTTTCAGTGTGGTGGCAGATTTAGGCCTCCCCCAAGAATGAAACTGAACCAACAGTTTAATCAAAGTTGTGTTTATTCTGGGGTTCTATATTGTTCTGTGGAGACTTCAAAGGGGAATGAGTCACTTGGTTTGGTGCAAGTGCCACtttcaaaaatacataatatgTATAAACATCAATCCACTAGTTTTTAAAACGTGATGTGACACATGATTCTGTAGGGTCTTGGCCATAATTATGTCATCCAGAATCCAAAAACCAAAGTTTTACGGCAGGACAACGATCTTCTTCTCCAGCTTTTGTTTGGGGAAGATGAAGCGTCGCATAACGTCATCGAGCTcctccagagccagctgggcgTGAAGCACGGCGACCTCATCCGAGTCAGATCGAACCACCCACTTTAGAGCGCGGTACAGGTCCAAAAGAACATCACCGAGGACCTGATGGACACACACAAGCGATAGAAGTTAGCGCTGAAGCCAGCTACGCACAATGAGATAATCCTCACGTGACCCTTCACCCTCCATGAGAGCGTCACCACCTGGCTAACCCTTGTGATGTGTTTTGCCTGTGTCTGTTCTCATGTCATTAAAACGCGTCCAGCTGGTGCACTGCAGCAGCTGTTCAGTAATGACAGAGCCACACCTGAACCACTCACATTTCTTGTTTTGGTAGGGAGGTCAAGGGTTGGGGGCTGCACCGCAATAAGGTTTAATGACAAGTGATTGACtaataaaataatagtaattataTCAACAGTGAGAAGTGGCCTAATTGTTAAAGGTGGAGGGAGTGTCCCTTCCTGTGCTTGGTGAGAAGCTGACATTATAGTTGAACATTCCCAGTAGACACAGTGGGGACACAGTGGCTAGATTAAAGGATTCGTCACCGTGACAGGTTCTCACTCTCCAAAACACCACCCTTATTATTGGCATCACAATTACGCAGGTTTCAAAAGAACCTCTACAAAACACGTGAGCTTTTGCCATGGTAAGAAGAACCGTAAAAATTCTTATGCTGAAATATACCATTGAAATTTCAGTTGCAATAggaataaaaaaagagagaaagcgagagagagaaaaaaaacaagtgttgcaACGATCAACCCTTGACCTCAACTATATTGAGAACTGTGGAGCATCTTTAAAAGGAAGCTTAAGAGGGTTGCTGGCAGCATCCTTCCAAAAAGAAACTCTGGGAGCCAATTCTTACATCCACACAGGCATAAACTATCCATGGACACAACATCTCAATGAATGAGTTTGTAAGTGATATCAAAAAAGGGTTCCTTCAttggcaaatatgttttttgggtTAAGAGCATTTGTTTTACAGtatgaaagatttttttaacactattTTCATTACAAATGTTGCATCATTGGTGcttttcattaaaacaaagcaaaactttCAAACCCATAGGTTTGCTTAATTGTCTGTATTCTCAATGTGcttacaaaatattaacattaatatatatattaatatcatATTATTAGTGTGGGACAGGTAGCTTTTCCCTGACAAATACTTTGTAAACATCCTTCATTTCAAGCCAATCACAAGGTCATTTCAACATTAAGAAACAAAAATCATCATGAGTATCCATTTGTACAGTCTTGAAATTGATATTATGGATTTTGAATGGAATGCACATTTCagggccttttcacactgctctTAGCAACAGCGTTGTCAATGAACACATTCAGTGTATATGTGCTgtagggttataatagttttgtacttttcatttttattttattttgacattttttttattccatttttagagcaggtttgttAGTTTGTCTTAGCTTTCTTTTTGGAACATGCTTCAATTTAGTTTACCATTTTTTATGGACTATATGTAGTACCGATCAAAAAATACAGCAAAGAAGAAGAGCAAAAATAAACAGATTAGAATAGAATAGGTACATTTATTTGGAGACCGATAACAATAAAGCTTATCGACCTAAATATATGTCGGCCTCAATATCCCCATCCTTACTGCGGGTGCATTCGGAAATACCTCTGAGCGCCCAGTGCTCCAATCCAACAAGTGTGTTGTTTAAAAGTGCCATTCGGTTATTCAGATTGCCCCAAAAAGGAAGTGACAAAGCCCAGTGCGTCAGGCAGTACAAAGAAAGGTCACAGTACAAGCATTACTTCTTCTTTGTCTTGAAGAATCAGACAAAGTATAAGGtttttatttactatttacagCAGCAAAAGAAGCTATAATCGCACAGGATTCTACTTTTAGCCACAATGCGATGGGCGATcctaattaaagggatacatgACTCATTTAGCTATTTTCATGAGTAAAAtcagattattttttaataatcaatgtgattattttattatttttcatgttaatacctttaaaaactgtttgccacttgctgtcgactgaagatgacttcACGCTTGTTCAGGAAACCGGTAAAAACCAACCAATTCTAGACCAAATaacgttttactgctgaaatattggccacggtgacgagttaaTCTGAGATTTTTTGGAATTATATTCTGAGCAATTTTACTCTAACTTACTTTAACACGCACAATTCACACTAATGTtcatcatgttgttgttttctttgctgTTGTTGCTATTTCACTCACCCTCTTTAAACACGTTTAAAGAAAAAACGTTTGAGACCGAGATCAAGATGTCAACAAAAAGAGATGACCAGCACATCTCTTAGTGTGGTTTGAAAAAGTTACTGAAGTGAACGTTTTTGACACGGCtcccaattcatttcaatgggactgtTTTTATAAGGCTTTTTGGGCATTGCGCCACTATGGTGACATATAGGCACATTTTTTTGGGACCTCATTTGCAGGGTTATGTTAACTGGTGCATGCAAAATTAtagtcccctccaaaaaaatgtcagaataaaGGGAAATAAAAAGTATGAGCAATTGTAATGTGCGCTGCTTGCTTCACATGTAGTACCACTCGTGGTCCCGCTTGCTCTGTAGCAGTCCCACAATAACCCATAGTAAGTTGAAAGTCAACATTTTCCTTGTAGGAATGCAGTAAATGGAATGCATTACATAAAtggttgtgtgtttgtttgtaccTGGGTGGTTTTGTCACTGAGGCCTCGGAGCAGCAGGGTGATAACATGGACAGCAGCTCTCCTCACCTCTGCTTCCTTCTCTGTCTTTATCAGGGCAGTGAGACAGGAGCTCAGCTGAACAACAAACAAGTCACATATATCACTGCCCACGATGGAAGCAAGCATATAAAAAGTTTGTATCCTATTACAGTCGAAGCATATGCAATCATGTTTTATGATGTCCATCTGACTAAAGAAAGGTACGGTACTGTCTCTGCTATTTGTCTCTGCTTACCTCTTGACCAAGTGGACCGAGTGCATAGTCCAGTCTCTGGCACAGTTCTGCCAGGTTCGAGAGACTGCTGGCACGGACGCTTTGGTCAGAGTCTCTGGTTCCTCTCAAGAACTCTGACACCAGTGGACGACCCAGGTGTGGTGCCAAGTCTCCTGCGGGAGGAGAAGGGAAGAAAATGAGAAGGTGGTCATCTTTAATACTGCACGGTGCACAAACAGCAGGTTGCGTTCCCTGCAAACTGATGATCTGTGATGTCATACATTCGCCCCCGGCCTTCCTCTTATTCCTCTTACCAAGCAGTATATCTCTCAATAATTCTTAAGTTTATATTCTGAGATACTATCCAGGACCTTCCTCCATACGCTGTCAATTACAACCAACATCAAACAACTACGCAgtgcctttaaaaagtaattacaGGTCAAGGGTGGTGAGGAATACAGCACTCTATCAACTAAAGACAGATTTCAGACTGTATTGCGTGCACTAGCTATAAATCTCACCCCTCTTTAACAAGCTGTGATTGTTGCTGTACTGGCAgtcttacaaaaaaagaaagaaaaaaagagagcaatgtcGACTTGCTACAGAGAGCTGCCGAATGGCTTTGTGTGATCTGTTGCGTCCAATCTATGTTACAATTAAATTGGCCCCCTCAGAAACATAAACAGCTCTTTGATCTGATTACCCTCGACCACATATAGAATCCAAACAGACACACAAAGCTCAGCTATTATCTAATCCACATCTCAGGAGATTGGACACGTAATGTTTATAAAGTGTGCTGAACAAACTCACTGTTCCAGCCAACctcaagacataaaaaaaaagtcaaagactCTCAGGGAAACAGCAATGGCAATCTGGCAGATAAAACATTGTGTCACTTCCAGCCGGTTGTGAATTTCAACATGACAACGTCGTGGGTTTTGTGGTCAATATCATCTACCTACCATGCAACAAAATTAATAAGATCCACTTCTGcaacaaaatatatttgaaacattattttataattctgcattgaaaaaaaatggatctagATAATGTCAATTTACCAGGACTATTGAtgtttcataataataaatcatccaCATCCTTATTCGGGTCACAGTTAAACTGGAGCCTATACGTGTATATCAGTTGACTTCGGGGCGAGAGGTTTGGTACACCtgagactggtcgccagtcaaatCCACAAGCACAGTGATAACATAGCATTAGCTGTTAGCAACAGGATGTCCACAAAAGCAGGCCGGTGCTGAGATTCAAACCTTGAACCTCTCACCTGTGAAGTAGACATGCTAACCATCACCTGCCATTAACTCAAACTTTTCTTCAACAGCTGTTTAtttactgtaatcatattgttaaaGTTGGAttgtgtatatacagtattttcagCTTTGAATTGCAGGCTCTCTTGTTATGCTTTTATATTCATGTAGTGTTATGGATAAAGGCTTATTTACggtatttcaaatattttgggtattaactcattcaaacccaaaaatgtataaatacaaatactttgtgctccctaccaaaaacatatttatatgtttttttttatgttttttctatgctagagtacacagaaggctttgatgcagcttctgacctgaagaggtcgcttaaagcaatggtagttatgacaaaaaaggccaccaggtggcagcagagtatgagatcaaccaggaccatgctaaaacaagctcttttccccagtgttttcaacaggtttgtgaataatgatgaaacttagctatattctaatgctagttgctgcaaaatggaaacagatacaaatgtgcttttttttaacttataaaagaatagactaatctttcttttggtagtttccgtgtttttatagcaatagaacacaatattctgtggaccttacaaaatcagtcaaaatccagttgattcagtgaaaatagccgggagtgaatgagttaatcgaaAAATATGTTTGTCCATTTGATATTGAATTTCAGAAATTCCTGACAATACATTACTGAATATATAACTGACTGTGCAGCATtgattcagaaaatggataaTGATGTAAGGATGCTCACCCATAGCTCTGCTTGCCCTCATTAGGACTTCACCCATTTTGAGACGAAATTCCAAGGAGTGTTCCTTGTTGGATGTAGAGAGTGAGGAACCATGTTGAAAGTCTTTTAGGAGTCTTTCCAGAATTCTCTCAGGATAGATATCCGCCAAAGAAGCAAGTCCTACATATCGATTGCATCATGTCTTTCAAGCAGGAATTTAACATAACTTTGCATGCATGTAGTtcacaaacatacaaaaacCATTACATTTAAGGCAAGGTGGTTTGATTATATTACCGTACCTTGAATGGCTGACAGGTAGACAAAGGAGTCCTCATGTTCCAGGTTTTCAAGAAAtagctgggggggaaaaataaattgctttattaATCACCACATACTGCACACTAGAAGATGATGTGCACAGTTATATTTTAAGATAGACATTCCAACTAAAGAGGATCAAAACTGGTAAAGAACAATCAGACTAGAAAAGGAATAATTCAAAATTCACCACCAGGTACAAAGGTAACCTAGGGTtatgatatgaaaaaaaaataaaatatttcacaggAAAAATCAATATTGGGAGGTTCTGCTGTCCAGACAGGCATGCAGACATGTCGACTAAAGAGAATATTAAAGTAGGCGTTATTCCTTTTATTCCTAAGCCAACTAACAAGTCCCAAGGTATCACCAATGTTGCCCCTAGAGGAGCAGGCTCAAGTGTTCATTCAATCATTATACAGTACACTACATGCATACATCGAAATGTGCAAGAAGATCACCCTTTCTTAAAAATGGACATCCATTAATTGCACTGATGAAATGACAGAAAATCAAGATTACAACTTACAATTAAGACTTTCTCCTGGGCTTGTACGATTTCTTGGTTTCTGGATTGTACCATTTGGGTCAAGGTCCTCAGGGCAAATGCTCGGGTTGGAACATCAGGGTGACATGCCTcgagcagccaatcagaaaatgCCTTAGATGAACTTGAAGTTTCACCTGCCACAGAGTCCCCAGAGGACTTTGTGTGtttgatattgttttttttaagattgttgTTGGCAGACAGAAGTGATGGAGGACTAGTCTGTGATTTCTTTGCTTCAGTCTTGTTTCTTTTCCTTGAAGGCAGCTTGTTCTTGGGTGATATGTCACTGTCTTTGGAGCCTGGGAAAGCGCTGGTAGTGAGGTTATCTGGTCTGTAGGCGCCATGGGTAGCAATAACTGCTCTTAAATTTGAGGCCAGCTCCTGGATAAACACCTCTGGGTGTTGCTGAGAAAGAGTCTCTAGCGGCTGGAGCAGTTTTGACATAGAGGAGTAGATGTCAGCAGTGAGCTGTGGATATCATAGAATATTGAAGAGGTTAAATAAGGTCACAGCTTACAcaagtaaaggaaaaaaaaatcacctgcaCAAGTGAATGATTTCGTAtatttagcttcttttttttttttttttcgttgtaCTGACTACAGTATGTGTAATAATGGTAGACAGTAGCTCTCAGAATGGAGTACCTGAGGTCCAGAAAGCAGAGTTGCCACCAGGCCCATCCCCATACTCAGTGTTTGGCTTTCAATTGGGTTTTCAGTAATAACACCATTTTCCTGATCCAGAATGATGCATGCCCTCTGAAGCAGTGAGTCTACAAAGTCCACCACCTGGACAGAAGACAACATACAGAATTAAATCACATATTGTCTTTAGAAAAAATAAACTTCTAAGTGCAGCATTGTGGAAAACACAACAGCAATCACTACTTTAATATAGCTAAGTGCCAAATGATTGTGGGAAAATTATGACGAGAACGGTATCTGAGAACCTTCAACCATTACAATATCCAGAGATCAGTGTACAAGAAATCAGTTTATTCAGCGATGCAATGCCAATGTATGAGTCATTTCTTAATCTGTCAGGCATTTCAagacaaatatatttatttactgtacttaTCAAATACATTATCTTTATAACATATAATATCCCGTCGCTTAAAACTGAACATAGCAACTATTTTTCCAACAGCATGACTCAACATGGCCTGCTCCATTATCTAAGTCCTAGACCTAgccaagaaaggaaaaaaaaacacatttattttcttccCTAAACTAAGGGCTCTGTGTATATGTACCCGATTTTAAGACAACATATCTtgaataaaaaatgtgaaaatgtctcTTGGACACAACCCACACATCAAGATCATAGTATAATCACAAACAGCAAATAATGGATCGTTCTTTGGAATGAAAATTGGGCATACCCATAAAACTTAACATCTGTTACTGTGACAATGTGGCAGAAGGACTTGTCATTTATTGTTAAACATTTCCGATGCATCTGTTCGAGTGCACCTTCTGCACAAACCTGTATGTTTTTTCTCAGTATGACAGTATGCTGAAGGGATTCCACCATTATGGCCAACAGCtgaagcaaagccaacgtgtgGCCTTGTCTTGCAACACGAGCCTGTTGCTGCTGCTCCACCTCCAAGAGTGTCATGGAAGATATGTCCAATTGCTGCCCATCTTTCTCCTCTTCTTCCGCCGCTACTGCCGTCCAGCTAGTTAGCTCctgcaaaaacattttgaaaattcagtATTTATTGATCACAAACGATTTGAAGTTCAACATTCTGTATTCATCTGTAGTGTCTAGTGATAGAACGATatacaaacatcacgatacgatattatgacgatatgaaggtcacgatgtgAAAATTATCACgacattgtggggaggttggcgatacaaaaaaaggtcacaatattgtaaaacaaatatctcatactaaaaaaacaaatagtgttttttgtacattacaccaatgcatataaacaacctgctatctctaataacacttaatattgaggcacttacttgccaaTGCAAGTTCCTCCATATACTGActgttcacaggcatattacgtgcACGtgcatctgaccattagcgtggattttaaacatagaagggccaaaacatgccttgtgaaaattaaactgcattaaaaaactagccactagagggtgctagaactgcagaaatggaaatcaacctgactttttaaacatgttCTGACACTGATTGACTctaaaactgtgtttatttcatataaaatgggtcTATGATGTCACCTACTGCTAGTTGTGCATCAGTAATTCATTTAGTATTTCACTTCAGGATGCTCACTGTGCAAATCAGTGTGCAGTTAATGATAAGGGTGAAAATATGCTTTAGCCTCTTTTGAAACATTACTTCCACTAGTATGCTAACATTTACCCCGTGATTCATTCTGCATCATTGACCTAAAGGTattagcagcaaaaaaaaacaaaaaaagctcttATGGTTGTGTGGCTTGTTAATTTACAGAATCGGGACACCTCATTTCTTGTGTGATACATTATAGTTATCAATGACTTCACCAATATGATTGGATATGCAGTCAGAGTTTTACTGAGATGAACAAATCATGACTAAAAGATGAttacaaataaatcaatcaatcaaaaatctGGATGCTCACCTGCAGCAGGTCAAGGAAGAAATTTCCAGGCACATCACTGTCTTTGAGTTCAGCCAACAGGTGCGTCAGGCATTCTAGCCTCCACTGCGCCCCTGACAGTTTCTCATACAGAGCATCATCCTCATCACTGGATGACACAATACAGGAGTTAAATGCAGAAAATGACAAACCATggtttagatcaggggtgtcaaacataccgtatcaggcccgcaaatgggtttaatccggcccgcgagataattttgttaagttatataaaaaaaaaaaaaaaaaaaaaaaaaaaaaaaattacaaatttgtaatttccgactaattaatcagccagccacaatcaaaacatataactttgtaatttcacaagcagtcctcagatgaccaatgcaacttgtccagggaatcgtcgtccgggatgtcattattttacacacaactttaactacagtttgtttaattattagggcccgagcagcgaccgctgcgaggtccctattgtttttgtaaaaattcttcttcttcttcttcttctttattctccgcaaacgatcgcgattttgggtacctaaacattcacgaaaactcaccgaactttgcacactcctcaggcccggcgaaaaatttgatattattaagtcgactcgatagcgccccctagcgtagaaaaataaaaaccaagcccggcacgtttgagctagagcaacaaaaattggcaggcacgtgtagcaccccgagacgcacaaaaaagtctattgggaccatgtagctaaaatgtacaggaagtgagctatgaattttttaatgtccaattttggcctattttggcacattcactgtggtcatgctttttccccctttgcaaacatttttcatccaattgacttcaaacttggcatttatcatctcaagacctgagagaacaactgggcaaaacatcttgcctttttgaaatactatatgacgggggcggggcatcaaatattgcctttaaaatttcatttgtccagaaagagcaaatgcttaataactcccatgttcaacctccaaaaaatctcaaacttctcaggcaacgtaatagtcacggcctgaaaacatctatatgataaaattcagttatacatatagcaccacctagtggtaacaataaatgtcatactttacgtttttagctactgcgctgagctcgttgaagggatccatttgaaaattggtcagaaaagccttaagatgttgatcatgccccacaccgaatattgtaacttttcgccaaagggcgtggccgctacggtgccgcaaagtctgaagatttttcgtgacaataaaagctgcatgaacttgaccgagatgatcctatcttctcaaaatttcacacatttgatgagagtccagccctaaagacatctacacttatatttcatctaactgatagcgccacctagtggcaattttttttcttacgaattttcttctacgtttttctccaaacacgttaactggacctacctcatatttgctcagatgagggtttcggccttcatgatgtcacaacactaagtttgtgagttttcgcaaattgctgtgggtgtggctaagcgctgttcgccaagaaaacaacgccagttttgagggtctaaacatgcacagaaactcatgaaacttggcacacacatctggcctggtaaaatgagcaatattttattgttgattgtgctatttttacaaaaatgactcaatagcgcccccgagaagtttttaacgaagcagccccggttgtacgtttaag from Festucalex cinctus isolate MCC-2025b chromosome 3, RoL_Fcin_1.0, whole genome shotgun sequence harbors:
- the tango6 gene encoding transport and Golgi organization protein 6 homolog, which produces MIAAIISALNVLTKPLAEASGRNAHTSKEEALLLALKANRDVFLERLHNDSSLQEAKRLREDVIAGASWFLNDTEDVMWGFVQECLLLLLSLARQLSAELELFKQTPAPSAKLRTPEMAPTLPPDVLSFTQQKTVGTALQFVVSFGLCPFLAPGVGVPLGHRSAFGTMVEKMVCGQTGVGAPHQLLTTTTILLRLAELSSLATLVFTRHLGDVMAALCQLGYQPHKSKTKDVQELREEERKNSREALQSLLAKVYQPVVIKELLILQGGAKQSGPVGNSSGSRSRTSPGWLRRLCGQLLSERLMQPNGVHAVVRAILEGGTGGESDWKKCDSIAKILTACPQQSTSADSYYKQVCSQILELLHLKDKLTAQQFQCVATRAALYLVQEKTSFAQPYLLVPLLSPLYRCITAADDVHCQVAVEEWEMTQCVEDIQKIWVVGNSPSAPLLRALEEVLPVVFTLFCFTKQNVSNLRAPCQDILLWYLSHAETSAVLSQLRQLSDLQDQKNDVSAGFHFTPGSNGGVQLSCREGCSDEDDALYEKLSGAQWRLECLTHLLAELKDSDVPGNFFLDLLQELTSWTAVAAEEEEKDGQQLDISSMTLLEVEQQQQARVARQGHTLALLQLLAIMVESLQHTVILRKNIQVVDFVDSLLQRACIILDQENGVITENPIESQTLSMGMGLVATLLSGPQLTADIYSSMSKLLQPLETLSQQHPEVFIQELASNLRAVIATHGAYRPDNLTTSAFPGSKDSDISPKNKLPSRKRNKTEAKKSQTSPPSLLSANNNLKKNNIKHTKSSGDSVAGETSSSSKAFSDWLLEACHPDVPTRAFALRTLTQMVQSRNQEIVQAQEKVLILFLENLEHEDSFVYLSAIQGLASLADIYPERILERLLKDFQHGSSLSTSNKEHSLEFRLKMGEVLMRASRAMGDLAPHLGRPLVSEFLRGTRDSDQSVRASSLSNLAELCQRLDYALGPLGQELSSCLTALIKTEKEAEVRRAAVHVITLLLRGLSDKTTQVLGDVLLDLYRALKWVVRSDSDEVAVLHAQLALEELDDVMRRFIFPKQKLEKKIVVLP